In the Arachis stenosperma cultivar V10309 chromosome 8, arast.V10309.gnm1.PFL2, whole genome shotgun sequence genome, TAATCCGCGGCCTTCTCCGAAAATTGGTTGTAAAGCAAGCATGCATGTGAAGAGAAGACAGGATGGTAAGTGGTATGTCTATAGATTTGAGAAGGATCATAATCATGAGCTTTTGCCTGCCCAAGCTCATTTCTTTCGGAGTCATAGAAGTTCTGATCCACTGAGTAATGATGTTCGGATGCGACGGAGGAAGAACTCAACTACCGTTTCTAAATTGTTTAGCGCGTATCAAAATGTTGATTGTTTAGAGAATTTCATGAAAAATCAACATGATCGTGGACGGAGTCTGATTTTAGAACCAGGGCATGCACAGTTGCTTCTTGAACTCTTCATGCAAATGCAGGAAGAGAATCCAAAGTTCTTCTATGCAGTTGATTTGAATGAAGAGCATCGACTGAGAAATGTGTTCTGGGTTGATGCTAAAGGCTTAGAAGATTATGCTTACTTTTGTGATGTTGTTTCCTTTGACACAACATATTTTACAAGCAAGTATAAAATACCATTGGTACTTTTCATTGGAGTAAACCATCATATTCAGCCAACATTGCTTGGCTGTGCATTGATTGCCGATGAGACTGTATATACTTTTGCTTGGTTGCTGCAAACATGGTTTATAGCAATGGAGGAACGAGCACCACAAGTTATTCTTACCGACCAAAATGATGCTATTAAAGCAGCTGTTGCTGCTGTTCTTCCAGGAACACGGCACTATTATTGTTTGTGGCAGATTTTGGAAAAGATACCAAAGCAGCTTGATTGTTTAGGCACGTGGCATGATAGCTTTATGGAGAAGTTCAACAAATGTATATATAAATCATGGACAGAAGATCAATTTGAAACGAGATGGTGGAAGTTAGTCGACAGGTTTAACCTTAGAGACGTTACGTGGGTCCAATCCCTGTATGATGATCGTGCATATTGGGTGCCTACATTCATGAGAGATATTTCTTTTGGTGGCTTTTCTACTAGTTCTCGCTCAGAGAGTTTAAATGCTTTTTTTGACAATTATGTCCAAGTTGATACTTCATTGAGAGAATTTGTAGAACAGTACAGAGTTATTCTTGGAGACAGGCATGAAGAGGAAGCAAAGGCAAATTTTGATGCATGGCATGAAACACCTGAATTGAGGTCTCCTTCCCCTTTTGAAAAACAAATGTTATTAGTTTACACACATGAAATTTACAAAAGGTttcaggttgaggttttgggtGCAGCTGCTTGCCATCTCAAGAGAGAGAACACTGGAGTGACTGAAACTTATTCTGTGAAAGACTTTGAAAACAATGAAAGCTATATGGTAGAATGGAACACGTCTAACTCAGATATATGTTGTTCATGTCGCTCATTTGAATATAAAGGCTATCTTTGTAGACATGCTATTGTTGTTCTACAAATGTCTGGTGTTTTCAGCATCCCATCAAAGTATATATTGCAGAGATGGACCAATGCTGCTTTGAGCAGGCATCCTATTGGTGAAAAGCTGGAAGAGGTTCAAGTCAAGGTCCGGCGATTCAATGATTTATGTCGACGGGCCATAATATTGGGTGAAGAAGGTTCTTTATCACAGGAAAGCTACTATCTCGCTTTAGGTGCAATAAGCGAAGCTTTAAAGCAATGTGCAAATTTGAGCAATCCTGTTGAGAATGAAACAAGAGCTGATGCCTCAGCTACCCATGTTGTTTGTAATGATGAAGAGTATCAATCTATTATTTCATCTAATAATATAACCCCTGTTACAAAAATTAATACAAGTAATAAGGTTGCGAGGACTCTTGCAGCTTGTAGGAATCTCGGAAGCACAGAAAATGGTGAACGAAATAAAGAGAAGGTCAGCAAATTTGGTGATTAATGATTGACcttgttgtattttttttttttaaataattggtTTTGAGTTTTCTTTCTCTGTGTTGTAGGTTTCCCAGCTTGAAGCAGCATGTGTGAAAGATGGTTTTCAACAAGTGGTATGCTATGTTCTAACTTCTGCTTTTGCCATCAGAGTCTAGATTTGACTGTTGTGAATAAATACTGCTAATTCATCAAATTTCCTATAAAAGAACTTGTTTTCTATGATTGAATCACTAGGTATACTTTTCTATGTAATTAAATGCACCGTCCAGGATTATAAATCCtcaataacttaaaaaaaaatgagtgtcacacaaaataaaaataggtGAATGAGAATTCAACTAATGTGATAGGGTAGCAAATCCCATAAGGCAAGAGAATGCCACCTTGAAGTGTCCATGAGCTGAGCAACAGAACAAAAAACTCCTGGTTATTCAAAAGCAAATTAAGGGGCATGTGTAACTCCTTAAAGATGCATCATGCATGCAGGTGTATTCCAGCCAAAGTGTTCTGTATTTAAGCTAGATTTACACAAGACCTCCCTAGGGGATATAGTAGTGGCAGGCCTAAATAGTTTTTTGCACTGGCTTTTAGAGGTCCTGACTATACATTGCATCATTTGTTGGTGAAAATTTGTTTAGTAGTAAAATATGGTTGGATTGAGGCATTGAGGCATTGAGTACTTGTTTAATGCTTGTATGTTATTTTTCATTGGCGAATCATAAAACCTAACTTTCTTCCTCACTCCTCACCATAAGATAAGTCACTGGCTGACCTGAAATACCcattttgactttgttttgagaAGGGAAAATTAGAAGAGGAGTCTGATTCTTTTCTCAGGCtgagtttagttagttttttctttctttttttttgttccaTTAGATATCGGATTATTCCTGGGTTATAAAATCTGCATATTTTGCATATTATATAAATGGACCCGGTTGATGTATGCAATCATGTATCTGACTATCTGCTCTTGCCTTTTATATGTGCCAATTCTTGTGCTCCGGAAAACGTTTTAAATTCGTACTCTTGATGATTTTGTTATATGAATTTTCATGATATATTAGTGAAAGCATGAGTGTGTTAAGGTTTCAAATTTTTAACGTCTGCATATTCTTGCGACAGGATCCAACTGATTTGACTCCTCCACATACTGCCATCCCCATGCAGTTT is a window encoding:
- the LOC130946407 gene encoding protein FAR1-RELATED SEQUENCE 4-like: MTDTSVFMGTTILEPRNDMEFESHEAAYAFYKEYAKSAGFGTAKLSSRRSRASKEFIDAKFSCIRYGNKQQSDDAINPRPSPKIGCKASMHVKRRQDGKWYVYRFEKDHNHELLPAQAHFFRSHRSSDPLSNDVRMRRRKNSTTVSKLFSAYQNVDCLENFMKNQHDRGRSLILEPGHAQLLLELFMQMQEENPKFFYAVDLNEEHRLRNVFWVDAKGLEDYAYFCDVVSFDTTYFTSKYKIPLVLFIGVNHHIQPTLLGCALIADETVYTFAWLLQTWFIAMEERAPQVILTDQNDAIKAAVAAVLPGTRHYYCLWQILEKIPKQLDCLGTWHDSFMEKFNKCIYKSWTEDQFETRWWKLVDRFNLRDVTWVQSLYDDRAYWVPTFMRDISFGGFSTSSRSESLNAFFDNYVQVDTSLREFVEQYRVILGDRHEEEAKANFDAWHETPELRSPSPFEKQMLLVYTHEIYKRFQVEVLGAAACHLKRENTGVTETYSVKDFENNESYMVEWNTSNSDICCSCRSFEYKGYLCRHAIVVLQMSGVFSIPSKYILQRWTNAALSRHPIGEKLEEVQVKVRRFNDLCRRAIILGEEGSLSQESYYLALGAISEALKQCANLSNPVENETRADASATHVVCNDEEYQSIISSNNITPVTKINTSNKVARTLAACRNLGSTENGERNKEKVSQLEAACVKDGFQQVDPTDLTPPHTAIPMQFHSMIPALFHNHNVSPAQFHAHLHETHHTKDNV